Genomic window (Granulicella arctica):
GGGCTTTCGTCGTGACGTGACGAGCGGATGGATTGGTTTGATCGCCGGTGAACGGGTTAGCTGCAGGAATTTGCGAATTCCTTTATGCTCGATATACCACTGACATTCAGACCAATCTCACTATCTCCAAGCGTCACGACGAGGACCTTATGAGAGAGCTTGAGTTTTTCGAGACTCACACCATGTTTTCCGACAGCCGTTCGGAAGCGGGAGGTTCCGCTACCTACCTGCGAGCGCTTCTTGAAAACAGCCCGATCGCTATCGTCGTGCTCGACGCCCATCATCGGTACACGATGTGTAATCCAGCGTTTGAACGACTGTTCCAATACTCCCCAAAGGAGTTGGCGACTGCAAACCTGGACGAGTTGATCGCTGGGCCTGAGATGGTTGACGAGGCGCGGAGGCTTAGCCAGCAAACGCTCCAAGGGCGTCATGTGCATACCGTTACCCAGCGTCGGCGCCGTGACGCGATGATGGTCGATGTGGAGATCTACGGGATTCCTCTGATCGTCGACGAGGAACTAGTTGGAGTCTACGGGCTTTACCAGGATGTCACGGATCGCAACAAAGCGCAGACCGCCTTTCGCCAGATTTCGGATCGGCTTGAAAATCTTCAGCAGATGGAACGGCGACGGTTAGCACGTGATCTCCACGATTCAACATCTCAGGAGTTGGCAGTGTTGAACTGGAATCTTACGAGGCTGATGAATCTCGTCGGCGATCGTGACGACATGTTGAAGACGCTGGTGCAGGAGACGAAGGAGATCGCCTATCAGTGTTCGACGAAGATCCGGAGCGCCTCGTATCTGCTCCATCCGCCTCTCTTGGGAGAGGGCGGACTTACGGTGGCGGTATCGTGGTTGGCGGAAGGCTTCGAAGAGCGTAGCGGGATCCGCGTGACGCTGGTGATGAGCGCAGATCTCGGAAGATTTCAGGATGAAGTGGAGATTGCTATCTTCCGTATCGTGCAGGAGAGCCTTGCGAACGTATTGCGGCATTCGGGAAGCCCGGTGGTGAATGTCTTGCTTCAACGCAAGGAGGAGTGGTTGGAGTTGCGCGTGACCGACCAGGGGCGGGGGCATATGCGTGAGGTACTGTTGCAAGCGCGAGACAGCAGGAGCGGAGTGGGCATAAGCGGAATGCGTGAGCGTGCGGAGCAGCTTGGCGGATGCCTTCAGATCTCGCATAGCGATGAGGGAACAACGATCGTCGCGTCGATTCCAACGCAGGCTGGCCGTCATGCCTGAACTGAATGTGCTGATCGCTGATGATCATGAACTGATTCGCCGTGGGGTGCGCGATCTGCTCGCGATGCGGACCCACTGGCGTGTCGTAGGGGAAGCATGCGATGGTGTAGAGGCGGTCGAAAAGGCGGTACGTCTCAGGCCCGACATCGCCATCCTGGATTTTTCGATGCCAAGAATGAACGGGCCGGATGCCGCTGCGATCATCGCGAAGCAGGTGCCCGAGATGGGCGTTATCGTGCTTACGATGCATGACTCTGAGGATGTAATTCGACAGGTTCTGAGGGCGGGAGCCCATGGAATGGTGTTGAAGAGTGACGCGGACCGAAACCTGCTGAGCGCCGTAGAGGCGGTGGCGGCAAAACGGCACTTCTTCACCTCGCGGGTGTCCGAGATGCTGCTCAGCGAGTACATGAAGGCAACGACTGTTCCGGAGTCGAAGAGGGGAGCCCATGCTGCTCCCCTCACACCGCGAGAGCGAGAGGTTTTACGATTACTCGCGGATGGTATGACGAGCAAAGAGGTAGCTGCAAAATTAGCGATTAGTACGCGGACGGTTGAGTCGCATCGTGTCAACATCAATCGTAAACTTGGGTTCGCCTCGATTGCGGACCTGGTTCGATATGCAATCCGGAACGGTATCATTGATCAGAATTAAAAGTGGCGAGTAGCCGCGCTATTGCCACGGCTACCTGCGCGATTTATGAGATTGGAACGTAGATGCAGTACCCGCGCGGTGGAGCGGGAAATTCAGCATTTCCCTCTGCGTCGGTTGTGCGCTCATCGGGATGAGCTTCGTCGTGACCATCCCAGGCTACAGGTTTGAATCTCTGGTTCGCCCACTTGGTTTTGACCGAGGTGCCGGACCAGCTATCGCCCAGATTATTCAAAACATAGACGAGACCGGGTTGATCATTGTTCTCATCCTTCCAGCCGACGCGCTGCATGATGTAGAGGTCGGGGTCGCAGTGAAGAATGTTCGAGTCCCCGCCCGCGTTGGCGTGGTGAACCTGGATAAGGGCATCGATTCCATTGGGCGTAAGAGGACGAGCCAGCCCGTTGTTGTAGTAGTCGAACCAGAAGATGCTCGGATAGCCCTCGTGAACCAGAATGAAAGAGTACGCCATGAGCTTGTCGTTGACGATCATGTCGGCACCCATGTCGTGATTATCGACAAACGTGGCGGCGTGTAGCGGGCGTTTCATCAGCACCGACTCGCCATACGTGAGATTGCGCAGATCGTAGCTCGGCTCATCACAAACTTTCTTCAGTTGATAGCGGAGAGGGAAGTCGAAGGCGGCGATCTGGTTATCGGTATAGCTGTTGACCTTTTCGATCCACTCGTCGATGTCTTCCTGACCCGACCAGTACTCACCTACGACCCAGGGCTGAAATTCTGCGCCGTTTTTGACATACCGGTATTTTGAGAGGATCCCGATCATCCATGCGCCAAAGCCTTTGACGAAGTCGAAGCGAAATCCGTCGAATCCAAGCTCTTCTATAAGGAAGCGGGCATAGTTGAAGAGTTCTGTGTAAACGACGGGGTTTCGATGGCAGAGGTGAGGGAAGCCGGCGAAATTCTCGCCATCGATCATGACCTGTTCATAGCGGCTGGGGTGAAAACAGTTCCAGTCCCTTGGAAATCGGCCACTTTTGGGGTTGAATTTGGTCCATCGCTTCTCGCCATCGAGGGGGTTGATTTCTTCTTCATCGGCCCCTGAATTGTGGTTGATGACCATATCCGCATAAAGGCCCATGCCATTATCGTGCGCTTTCTTGATGAGGGAACGAAGCTCCTCGGAGTTGCCGTACCAGGTCTTGACGCCACCCTTCTGATCGAGGTCGCCGAGATCGAAGTAGTCGTAGGGATCGTAGCCCATCGAGGTGTTGCTGGCAGCCTTGGAGACCGGCGGAAGCCATAGCGCGTCGAAGCCTGCCTTACCTAGATCCGGGACCTTTTCGGCAATAAAATTCCACCATTCGTGCTCTTTATTGTCGAGCTTTGGAGCGTCCCAGTAGAACGCCTGCATCATGACTGCCATGCTGTATCTCTCTTTTGTATGAAGTATGAACGCACGGGGCCGCTCACAGTTCAACATCTGAGAGTCAGACGGCGAAGTGACAAACGACCCTAAACGCTAGGTTCTTCGATGCTCTGCGAGCTTTTCTGGTTGGAGGGCGATCGTCGTCTTTCTCCATCCGGAGTGTTGCACTACGATCAATGGTGCATGGGTACTCTATGAATCGGCGGCAGGGGATCGGTCTTGCGCTCTTCTGCCTGATCGGCGGAAGTGGCTGGCTCCTGGACAATGCGCTGCCGCCTGCGTTGCCAATTTTTGAGCGGACCAGCCTGCATTACTTCGTCGTCAGCCTGATTGTTGTTGCTATGCTGATTGCTCGAAGAACGCCGGTACAGATGCAGACGTTTGCGGCTTTGCGCCTAGCGCTGGCAGGCTTTTTGCTGTTGGGTTTGCCAGAGTTGCTAAATGAGGTGGCTCACGCGACGACTGCAGAGACTCAGGTAGCGCTCTTTGCTCTCGTCCCATTGTTTGTAATCGTTTTGGCTGCTTCGCTCCACCGGGATGCGACGGGCTCCACACGAGGCCGGGCGCTTATGATGCCTGCGCTGATAGGGTTTTCTGGGGCGTTGCTCGTGCTTCCATTTCGATTTCCGTCAGCAAATGCTGGGATCTTCTCGTTTAGCCTTGTCTTCTTTGCTGTTCTCTCCACTGCCTTTGGAAGCGTTCGGATCGCAACTCTTCTTCGCGAATGTCCTGTCCTTTTCGCGACCGCAATCGTGTGCGGGATCAATGCCCTTGCGTTTGGGCTGATTGCTCTAGGACAGGGAATCGTGGTTCCGGCTGCAGGCGAACTGCTCGCGGAGCTTCTTCGTTCTGTATTCTTTGATCTGCCGCTTTTATTGCTGCTGCTGTGGCTCCTTCGGGAACTTCCCCCCGTAAGACTGGCTACGCGATTTCTGCTCATTCCACTTCTCTCCGCGATCGAGGCATCTGCCGTTCTTAGGTCGCCGGTCGATCTTCGAATGGGGGCGGGTATGCTGCTGATGGCTACCGGGAGCACAATCATTCTGTTTTGGCGAGGGGCTGCAGAAGAGGATAGGGCGACGATCCTCGGACTTAACTGATGATCGACCGCCGGTGATTTTCAGGGAAGACGCGCACATTTCAAGAGGACAGCGCAGTACACTTGGCGTACATGGCAGCTTCGATGTACATCGTCGTGGAAGGTGAAGATCCCGGGTACGATACCTTCGTCAACGGCCGGTCGCTGGCTCGGAACGAAGATGCGCTCGAGAGATTGGCGCTACGCCTGGGTGTTCGGCCATTGATCGAGTTTTTCTCGGCTGATGAAAACTCGATGTCTCTCCTCATTGAGGAGGGTGCAGGAAATCCTGACTTGATGAAGCGATTGCCGCCACCGCAGTGGTATTCGGCGGGTGATGGGCTTGCAACGATTGAGGCGCTGCTCCAGGCACTCCGGGACGAGCCACAGCAGCTAGGAACCGAGGGTGCCCAGATAGTCTCAGAGCTGGATGAATATGCCCAGGTGCTGCGAAAGACGGAGCAAACGGGCCTTCGTTGGCATCTTGCGGTGAGTTGGCGCTAGATCTATTCGAGAGTTTCATCCCGCTCGTAGAACGTCTCGATATCGGCTGGGGCCGCCTGAATGTCGAAGCTCGTGAAGAGGTCTGCAATGCGCTCGTTCGAAAAGCCCCGTTCGCGCAAGATTCGAATCTCTGCGCTCAGCAGAATGATGGCCTGTTCAAGCAAGTAGGGGTGCTCATCGGAGACCTCGATCGGCTTCTCAGGTGAACCTGCTGCGTCCTGTAGATCGCGTGCGGCGGTGATGATCTGCGCTGCAGAGTAGGTCTGTTCTTCGTTCGCCATGAAAAGCTCCTGTACCTGTGATGCGTCTAGTGGCGGGTTTCGCCTGCGGCTGCCGAGGGCTTGCTGGTCTGATCGCCTTCGCCGAGCTTGCGGTGAAATAAGTCGAAGACCAGGCTGTGCAGGCTGTGAGCGAGTTCAGGATCGTAGCGGAGACCCTCGTCGCGCATAAAGGCGTGGGCGCCGTTAACCTCATGCCAGCTAAAGCGGGCGTTGAGTTCATTGAGCCGCGTGAGCACCTTCATCCGGCCCTCCGTTGGGATGTGGGGGTCTTGTCGGCCCCAGATCATGAGGAGCTCTCCGGCGATGTCGGCAGCGCGAGCGAGCGAGTCGTCACCTCCTTTGCCAAGCGAACCTTTGTAGATGTCGGTTGCATAGAAGGCTGCAGTGGCAATGACGTCGGCGTTCATAGCTGCACGGAATGCCAGGTGGCCTCCGATGCAGATGCCAAGCGCTCCGAGTTTGCCGGTGCAATCGGAGCGGCTCGCGAGATGGTCGAGAACAGCGCGTCCATCAGCGTCGTATGCGGCCACTTCTTTGGAGAATTTGAGTTCATTGCCACGATCGGAGCCTGCCTGGTCATAGGCCAGAATCGTGCCGGCAGGTTCGAACTCATGGTAGATCTCCGGCATAGCGACGATATAGCCGTGACCTGCAAGCATGGCCGCGGTGCGACGAATCGGCGCCGTGATCTGGAAGATCTCTGAGTAGAAGATGATGCCCGGGTAGCGGCCAGGTGCTGCGGGACGTACGATGTGAGTCCGCATCGGACCTGTCGGTGTGTCCAGCGTTACAAATTCGTCGTTGATGATGATCATGTCGCCCTCGGCGCGGTGAACGTAGCTCTACGCGCGTTGTGTCCATCATAGCGGGTCAGTGTCGCAGGCGTTCTGTCAGCGAAGCGTACGATTGAAGCGAACGGTACGGAGGCATGTTGTCCCGGTTCTCTCGTTGGTTCCTTCTTTTGCTTAGTGTTACGTTGATCAGTGTTGCTGCGACGGCGCAGTTGATGGATGCTAATAAGCCTTTGGGTGCTGCTGCGCAGGGAGAACTGCCGCAATACCTGAAAGATGCCGGGGTAGAGCAGCGTCTCAATCAGCCATTGCCTCTGGCGACTGGCTTCGCTGATGAGGCAGGAACCCCGGTGACACTGGGAAGCCTGCTTCATGGTCGACCGATTGCGCTGGCGCTCGTCTACTTCAAGTGCAAGATGCTCTGTCCGCAGGTTCTGCATGGGATGGAAGCTGGGCTTAATGCGAGTGGCTTTGCTGCAGGCAAAGACTTCGATGTCGTCGTAGCCAGCATTGATCCAACCGATACGCCCGCAGATGCGCGAGCCGCGAAACTCGAATTTCTGAGTGGGACGGCGCTGGCTGGACCTGAGGCAGCATCAGGTGTTCATTTTCTTACTGGGCAAGCGGCTTCCATCGCGGCGCTGAGTGCGGCGACGGGCTTCCATTACGTGCGGGTGCCGGGGCCGGATGGGAAGCTTGACCAGTTCGCGCATTCAAGTGTGGTCATGTTTGCAACGCCCGATGGGCGGCTTTCTGAGTACCTGTCGGGTATCGACTATCCGGCACGTGATGTCCGGCTGGCGCTGGTAAACGCCTCGGGTCGAAAGATCGCAACGATGAAGGATCTTGTGCTTTTGTATTGCTGCAATTATGTTCCTTCTGCCGGACGGTACACGGTCGCGGTGCTCAGAATCTTGTCGTTTGCCGGAATGCTGATGCTCGTCGGAATGCTGGTAGGCTTCTACTTCCTTGCGCGGAGTAGTCGCGAAACTGATAGCGGTGCCGCTGCTTAGACGAACGGTTCAAGGTGAGGGTAGAAACTTGGAGCGTGGAAAGCCGAACAGTCGCAAGCGGAGGCAGTAGTTTGCCTCAGCGCTATAGAAGGCTAGTCTCTTCGCCAAGTCGTACTCAGGTGGCCATCGGGCGGCGCGATCGTGCCACTTGAATTGGAGTGCGGGCTGTTCGCGGTCGAAGGCTTGCATGATGAGGGACGCGCGCGGAAGATGACTGGGCGAGCTAATGATCTCAGCCGAGGACCAGCCATGCTGATGCATGATTACAGCGGAGTAGAAGATGTTCTGAATCGTGTTGGCCGCGCGCGGTTCTTCGATAATCGCTGCGTTGGGAACACCTTGACTCCGAGCGAAGGTAGCCATCACGTGTGCTTCGGTGAAGGAGTTGTGGGCGGCTCCTCCGGTCATGATGAGCGTCGGAGCGATGCCTGCACGATACTCGCGGATGCCTTCAAGAACGCGCTCGCGCTGCTCGGGTGAAGGCTTGCCTTCGGGTGTGGCGGGGGAGCCAAGGACTATCAGCGTATCGAAGCGCTGCTGCGAGGTATCGCCGGTGGGAATGGATCGATAACTGACGATCGCACCGGCCACGAGCAGGATAAGTAGCGCGAGGGCTGCAAGGATCAGGCTGCGGACAGGGTGTCTCACCAGCTCAGATTATCAGGCAGAGCAGCGGTCATTAGGTCAACGACCGCTGCTCATTTGTCCTAGCGACGGCGACCTTCGCTTCGCTGCACTTCGTGATGCTCGATACGCTGTCCTTCGGGACGAGCATACGGTCTGGCGTAGGGATGGACGTATGCGCCGCGATTAACCCAGGTGCGCCCCCACGGACGGCGGTCGATGAGAATAGCGTGATTCGACCATCCAAAGCCTGCTCCGAACCAGCCGTAACGGCCGAAGGTGGTTCCGATGGTGATTGCGGGCCCGAAGCGGATCGCACCACCAACGAAGAAGCCAGGTCGCGGGGCGTAGAAGACGAGACGCGGGTCGTAGATGGGAACGTAGAGGAGTGTGGGATTGAGCGGCTGAATCTCCACATAGCCTCCATCATCTACTACGTTGTCGTACTGGTTCGACTCCAGATAGCCATAGCCTCGCGCATGCTGGCGCTGGCGTTGTACGGCGTCCATCACATCCTGCCGCTGGGCGAGTACAGCGTTACCAAGTTGGGTCACCCAACCAGGGTCCTGGGCCATCATGTCGAGCACGGATGGAAAAGGTAGCAGGGCGAGAACGCTCGGATCAAAGGACAAGTTGTCGGCCTGGATCGCCTGACCGAGTTGATCGCCTGTTAGGTTGCCGTGTTGGTCAGCCCATCCCGCTGCATCGGCGATCTCATTGCCGTAGGTCGAGGCGGTAAGGGTTTGAGCGAGCAGCGGGTCGGGGTAGAGGGCAATGCGAGATACCAGTTGATCGAGCTGCTGAGGCGGAATCGGCGGTGGAGGCGGCCCCTGCTGATCCTGCGGTTGAGCGTACTGACCCTGTGGCGGGTACTGCCCTTGCTGGGGAGACTGGCCCTGCTGAGGGTCTTGGCCCTGTTGAGCCGGATACTGCTGCTGATATTGCGGTTGCGGCTGCTGCCCGTCGGGCGGAGTTGGCGGCTGCCGAACGATCGGAGCCTGCGCGAAGGCCGCGGCCGCAAAGCCGCCAAACGTGATGGTGTATAGGACTCGGCGAATAGTCTTCATAGATCCCCTGTGATGCGGTAAGGCTCCTTCCGGAACTCTGCACGTCCCGCATCCATAGAAGTAGACGTGGAATCGCCCAGGAAGTTGTGGTGCGCGTTGCCCTGTGACGATCTCGTGACATTACGAGAAGAGGAACTCCTTTGTGCGTAGCTCCCGCACTGTGTCCCGCAACTTGGCTGCCTTTTCAAATTCAAACTTCTTGGCTGCTTCGCGCATGTCGGATTCGAGCTTCGTGATGAAGGTGTCCAGCTCCTGCTGGGTGGCGAAGTCGGGAACGCCTTCTGCGTCGTCGGTCAGGTCGGCGTAATCCGCCTTGAGGATTCCGGCCAGTCCCATCTCGAGTGGCCTGATGATCGACATGGGCGTGATGCCATGTTCCTCGTTATAAGCGACCTGCTTCTCACGACGGCGATCGGTCTCATTGATGGCACGCTGCATAGAGTCCGTCATCTTGTCGGCGTAGAGGATGGCACGGCCTTCGAGATGACGCGCAGCTCGCCCGATGGTCTGGATGAGAGAGCCCTGCGATCGCAGGAAACCTTCCTTGTCGGCGTCGAGGATGGCGACAAGCGAGACCTCGGGCAGGTCGAGGCCTTCCCGGAGCAAGTTGATGCCGATCAGTACGTCGTACTCGCCTTTACGCAGGTCGCGAAGCAGCTTGATGCGCTCGAGAGTTTCTATCTCGGAGTGCATGTAGCGACAGCGGACGCCAACTTCGGTGTAGTAGTTGGCCAGGTCCTCCGACATGCGCTTAGTGAGGGTTGTTACAAGAACACGCTGATCTTTACTGACACGATCACGAATTTCTGCGAGTAGGTCGTCTATTTGTCCCTTGACCGGGCGAATTTCGACTACCGGGTCGATAAGCCCTGTCGGTCGAATGATTTGTTCCACTACAACACCGGCTGCCTTTGTGAGTTCGTATGGTCCCGGAGTTGCAGAGACGTAGACGATCTGACCGGTGCGACCTTCGAACTCGTCGAATTTGAGGGGACGGTTGTCCATGGCGCTTGGCAGGCGAAAGCCATAATCGACGAGGTTCTGCTTGCGGCTGCGGTCGCCGTGCCACATGCCGTGAAGCTGTGGGACGGTCACGTGCGATTCATCGATAAAGAGGAGGTAATCACGCGGAAAGTAGTCAAGGAGCGTCGGCGGTGGCTCGCCGGGAAGCCGTCCGGAGAAGTGACGTGAATAGTTCTCGATGCCATGGCAGTAACCGACGGACTTGATCATTTCAAGGTCGAATCGGGTGCGTTGGTGAATGCGCTGCGACTCGACGAGCCGACCTTGCGACTCGAGTTCCTTTTCCCACCACTCCATCTCGGCGAGGATGGAATCACTTGCTGCTTTTTTGCGCTCGGGCTGCACGACATAGTGGGACTTCGGGTAGATCGGTAGCCGCGAGTATTTCTGCTTTACGGTGCCGAAGAGTGGATCGATCTGTGAGAGAGTGTCGATTTCGTCGCCAAACAGCTCGATGCGATAGGCATTTTCGTCATAGGTTGGGTAGACCTCAATGATGTCGCCTCGAACGCGAAAGGTGCCGCGCCGGAAGTCAACATCGTTGCGCTCGTAGAGGATCTCGACGAGGCGGCGCGTGATGTCCTCGCGCTTGATCTTTTGACCCTTCTCAAGCAGCAACAACATGCCGTAGTAAGCCTCCGGCGAACCGAGACCATAGATGCAGCTTACCGAGGAGACGATGATGGCGTCGCGGCGCTCGAAGAGGGTGCGGGTTGCTGAGAGGCGAAGTTTATCCAACTCCTCATTGATGGTGGCCTCTTTTTCAATGAAGAGGTCGCCTGAGGGGATGTAGGCTTCCGGCTGGTAGTAGTCGTAATAAGAGACGAAGTATTCGACGGCGTTGTTTGGGAAGAAGGTCTTGAATTCGTGGTACAGCTGCGCTGCAAGGGTCTTATTGTGCGCGAGAATCAGCGCGGGGCGGTTCAACTCGGCGATTACCTTGGCCATGGTGAAGGTCTTGCCGGAGCCGGTGACGCCAAGGAGAACCTGGTCCTTCTCGCCGGCGTTGAGACCGGAGCAGAGTTCTGCAATTGCGCGGGGCTGGTCGCCCTGCGGTTTGTACGTTGTGGAGAGCTGGAAGTCCATCCCTATAGGATAAGGCTACGGAGGGTTTCGATGGTAGAACTTTGGCTGATTCGACACGGTGAAACAGAGTGGAGTTTGAGTGGAGCACATACGAGTCGTACCGACATTCCCCTTACCGATCACGGACGGCTGCGTGCTGCGGAGCTGAAGCAGTATTTGGCGGGGAAGGAATTTTCCGCCGTGTTGACGAGCCCAATGCAGCGGGCACGCGAGACCTGCTCGATTGCCGGTTACGGCGAGGTCGCGGTGATCGATGAAGGCTTGCGAGAGTGGGATTACGGTATTTATGAGGGAAAAACAACCAAGGAGATCCGTGTCGACCGTCCGGATTGGTCGGTTTGGAAAGACGAGATCATTGGCGGGGAGACCGTCGAGCAGGTTGGTGAGCGCGCTGACGGAGTGATCTCGCGTGCGATCGCCGCGATTCCGCCGGATGCTGAAGGTGCGGTTGCGCTGTTTGCTCATGCTCATATTCTCCGTATTCTTGCGGCTCGCTGGATCGGCCTTACGGCTGAGGGTGGAAGCTTATTTGGCCTTGGCACAGGATCGGTCAGCGTTCTTGGCTACGAACGAGAGACGCGGGTTGTCAGCCACTGGAATCGTGGATTCGAAGGGTAACTGGAAATAATGCTCCTGAAATTGTCATTTGTTTGTCTCGTCTTCGTAGGTCTTGCACAGGCACAAGTGCGAGTACATGGTCATGTCGTTGATGCTTCCGGGAGATCGGTTTCGGGAGCAACAGTGGAGACGACTGATCATCGCGTCTCGACTGTCGCCGATGGAATGGGTGCTTTCGCGCTCGACTTGAACGGTGCGGGGACTGCGGTACTGCACGCATACGGCCAAGAAATGAACTCGGCAAGTGTAACGGTCGCGGTGTCAGATGGAACCGAGGTGCAGTTGGTGCTATCACCTTCTTCGCTGATGCAGGATGCAACCGTTACGGCTACGCGGAGTGGCGTTGAGATGGGACCTGCTGCGGTGACGCAGAGTTCTCTGAGTAGTGAGAAGCTCACGAAATATCCTGCGCTTACGCTGGATGAATCGCTGCGACAGCATGCTGGTTTCGAGCTGTTCCGCCGTTCGAGCGGCTGGATCCAGAATCCTACGAGTCAGGGTGTTTCGCTTCGCGGGCTTGGTTCTACGGCGGTGAGTCGAACGTTGATCCTGGCGAACTCTGCTCCGCTCAATGATCCGTTTGGTGGATGGATTCATTGGAACGAGCTTCCTCCCGCAACGATCGAGGCGGTGACGATTACGAGCGGTGGCGGCTCGGATCTGTATGGTTCGAGTGCGCTTGGCGGTGTGATCGACATCGCTGCAGCGCATCCGCAGGAACCGCGTGCGGATGTCAGTATCGCGTCGGCAGGTGAAGATACGCGGACTGCGAATGGCCGCGGCGATCTTCAACAGGGAAAGTGGCATGAACTGGCTGCCGGTGAGGACTTCCGAACTGCAGGCTACATTCTCACGGCGCCTGCGGTTCGAGGTCCTGTTGATGTTCCAGCGAACGTGCACTTCGAGAACGGTCGCGTTGAGGTCGACCGCACGCTTGGTCTAACAGGGCGAGCGTTTGTGACCGGCAACCTGCTGAACGAAGCGCGGGGCAATGGAACTCCTGTTACGACAAATGGAACACGTTTATGGCGTTATCTTGCCGGTGATGATTGGAGCTCGGGAACGCGCGCGAGCGGTCGTGCAAGGCTGTTTGGCAGCGATGAAGCCTATCGGCAACGCTTCTCGTCTCTTGGTGCCGGGCGACGAGCAGAGACACTGACACGCGTACAGAAGAACGAGACGCAGGAGCTTGGTGCTTCGACCGATGCATCGTTCCATCTTGCCCATATTGCATTCGTCGGTGGTGCGGATGTTCGTGATATCCGCGCTGGCAATCGCGAGAAACCGGCTACAGCGTTGCAGGTTACAACATCGCGACAACGCTTTATCGGCGGATTTGGCGAGGTAATTGCCGAGCATGGTCGATGGTCAGGCGCTGCTTCGATTCGGGTCGATTCGGCTTCAAACCTCGACACGACGATGTTTACGGGGCCAGTCGCAACGGTCATTCCGAACCGGAATGAGATTGTGAGCAGTCCGCGTGTTGGCGTGGTTCGGCAGCTTTCGCGGCAGGTATCGCTGCATGGTTCAGGCTTCCGCGCGTTTCGAACACCGACGATGAACGAGCTTTATCGGACTGGTCAGGTTGGCCAGGAGACGACGCAGGCCAATCCGAAGCTGGTGTCGGAGCGAGCCACTGGCGCTGAAGGCGGTGTCACTGTTGCGCTGCCGCGTGTTGCAGTGCGAGCGACTTACTTCTGGACTGAGATCAATCGACCGGTTGCTGCGGTGGTGATCAGCAGTACAGCGACGTCGATCCTCGAGATGCGGCAGAACCTTGGACAGATCCAGAGTCAGGGTATTGAGACGAGCGTTGATGTGAATGAAGGGCATGGAGTCTCGGGCAGCTTTGGCTACCAGTATGCGCATGCTGTGGTGACGAAGTTCTCAGCGCAACCGACGCTTGTCGGGAACTGGATTCCTGATGTGGCGCGTGAGATCGCTACGGCTCAGTTGCGATTCCAGAATGTGCGGTTTGGCGAGTTGACGCTGTCGGCGAGGAACAGTGGACGCGCGTTTGACGATAGTGCGAATACGTTTGTTCTGCACTCCTTCTTTCAACTCGATGTGTATGGCGAGCGACGCCTGGGACGCGGATTTACGGCGTTTGTTTCGGGGCAGAATCTGCTGGACCGACGAGCGGATGTGGCTCGAA
Coding sequences:
- a CDS encoding DUF3300 domain-containing protein — translated: MKTIRRVLYTITFGGFAAAAFAQAPIVRQPPTPPDGQQPQPQYQQQYPAQQGQDPQQGQSPQQGQYPPQGQYAQPQDQQGPPPPPIPPQQLDQLVSRIALYPDPLLAQTLTASTYGNEIADAAGWADQHGNLTGDQLGQAIQADNLSFDPSVLALLPFPSVLDMMAQDPGWVTQLGNAVLAQRQDVMDAVQRQRQHARGYGYLESNQYDNVVDDGGYVEIQPLNPTLLYVPIYDPRLVFYAPRPGFFVGGAIRFGPAITIGTTFGRYGWFGAGFGWSNHAILIDRRPWGRTWVNRGAYVHPYARPYARPEGQRIEHHEVQRSEGRRR
- the uvrB gene encoding excinuclease ABC subunit UvrB, yielding MDFQLSTTYKPQGDQPRAIAELCSGLNAGEKDQVLLGVTGSGKTFTMAKVIAELNRPALILAHNKTLAAQLYHEFKTFFPNNAVEYFVSYYDYYQPEAYIPSGDLFIEKEATINEELDKLRLSATRTLFERRDAIIVSSVSCIYGLGSPEAYYGMLLLLEKGQKIKREDITRRLVEILYERNDVDFRRGTFRVRGDIIEVYPTYDENAYRIELFGDEIDTLSQIDPLFGTVKQKYSRLPIYPKSHYVVQPERKKAASDSILAEMEWWEKELESQGRLVESQRIHQRTRFDLEMIKSVGYCHGIENYSRHFSGRLPGEPPPTLLDYFPRDYLLFIDESHVTVPQLHGMWHGDRSRKQNLVDYGFRLPSAMDNRPLKFDEFEGRTGQIVYVSATPGPYELTKAAGVVVEQIIRPTGLIDPVVEIRPVKGQIDDLLAEIRDRVSKDQRVLVTTLTKRMSEDLANYYTEVGVRCRYMHSEIETLERIKLLRDLRKGEYDVLIGINLLREGLDLPEVSLVAILDADKEGFLRSQGSLIQTIGRAARHLEGRAILYADKMTDSMQRAINETDRRREKQVAYNEEHGITPMSIIRPLEMGLAGILKADYADLTDDAEGVPDFATQQELDTFITKLESDMREAAKKFEFEKAAKLRDTVRELRTKEFLFS
- a CDS encoding histidine phosphatase family protein, with product MVELWLIRHGETEWSLSGAHTSRTDIPLTDHGRLRAAELKQYLAGKEFSAVLTSPMQRARETCSIAGYGEVAVIDEGLREWDYGIYEGKTTKEIRVDRPDWSVWKDEIIGGETVEQVGERADGVISRAIAAIPPDAEGAVALFAHAHILRILAARWIGLTAEGGSLFGLGTGSVSVLGYERETRVVSHWNRGFEG
- a CDS encoding TonB-dependent receptor plug domain-containing protein, with the protein product METTDHRVSTVADGMGAFALDLNGAGTAVLHAYGQEMNSASVTVAVSDGTEVQLVLSPSSLMQDATVTATRSGVEMGPAAVTQSSLSSEKLTKYPALTLDESLRQHAGFELFRRSSGWIQNPTSQGVSLRGLGSTAVSRTLILANSAPLNDPFGGWIHWNELPPATIEAVTITSGGGSDLYGSSALGGVIDIAAAHPQEPRADVSIASAGEDTRTANGRGDLQQGKWHELAAGEDFRTAGYILTAPAVRGPVDVPANVHFENGRVEVDRTLGLTGRAFVTGNLLNEARGNGTPVTTNGTRLWRYLAGDDWSSGTRASGRARLFGSDEAYRQRFSSLGAGRRAETLTRVQKNETQELGASTDASFHLAHIAFVGGADVRDIRAGNREKPATALQVTTSRQRFIGGFGEVIAEHGRWSGAASIRVDSASNLDTTMFTGPVATVIPNRNEIVSSPRVGVVRQLSRQVSLHGSGFRAFRTPTMNELYRTGQVGQETTQANPKLVSERATGAEGGVTVALPRVAVRATYFWTEINRPVAAVVISSTATSILEMRQNLGQIQSQGIETSVDVNEGHGVSGSFGYQYAHAVVTKFSAQPTLVGNWIPDVAREIATAQLRFQNVRFGELTLSARNSGRAFDDSANTFVLHSFFQLDVYGERRLGRGFTAFVSGQNLLDRRADVARTPVLTQGIPFIAQGGVRYGWGARNN